A genomic segment from Corylus avellana chromosome ca5, CavTom2PMs-1.0 encodes:
- the LOC132180857 gene encoding pathogenesis-related thaumatin-like protein 3.5, whose product MKLPELVAAFSVFLVWHFQLSAGNAAASQIAFYVHNKCPFPIWPATASNVGYPVIADGGFNLSPGQTQRIYAPLTWSGRIWARTGCKFTANPACDTGDCDGRLACKGLIGTPPATLVEISAQEGKPTFYDVSLVDGYNIPVSVCSKQLSPSCIIKGCSKNVNSLCPQELQVLNKNGEVVACKSGCLAFDLDKFCCRNEYGSPGKCKASVYSKIFKDACPSYYSFAFDMPPPLVNCSSREYVITFCPSGSAYAST is encoded by the exons ATGAAGTTGCCAGAGCTGGTTGCTGCTTTCTCTGTCTTCCTAGTTTGGCATTTTCAGCTATCTGCAG GGAATGCAGCAGCAAGTCAAATTGCATTTTACGTGCACAACAAATGCCCCTTTCCCATATGGCCTGCAACAGCATCAAATGTTGGCTACCCGGTGATAGCTGACGGCGGCTTCAACCTCTCCCCGGGCCAGACGCAACGCATTTACGCCCCACTAACATGGAGTGGCAGGATTTGGGCCAGAACAGGCTGCAAATTCACTGCAAATCCCGCCTGCGACACAGGCGATTGCGATGGGCGACTGGCGTGCAAGGGACTTATAGGCACTCCCCCAGCCACACTGGTGGAAATTTCAGCACAGGAAGGCAAGCCAACTTTTTATGATGTGAGCTTGGTTGATGGGTACAACATCCCTGTTTCCGTCTGTTCAAAGCAATTATCACCAAGTTGTATCATCAAAGGGTGCTCGAAAAATGTGAACAGCTTGTGCCCACAAGAGCTCCAGGTCTTGAACAAAAATGGGGAAGTGGTGGCGTGCAAAAGTGGTTGCTTGGCTTTTGATCTCGACAAATTTTGTTGCAGAAATGAGTATGGAAGCCCAGGGAAATGCAAGGCTAGCGTCTACTCAAAGATATTTAAGGATGCTTGTCCTTCTTACTACAGCTTTGCTTTCGACATGCCCCCACCATTGGTGAACTGTTCCTCTAGAGAGTATGTGATAACCTTCTGTCCGTCGGGTAGTGCATACGCATCCACATAG